One Candidatus Eremiobacterota bacterium genomic region harbors:
- a CDS encoding helix-hairpin-helix domain-containing protein: MADPGKEHSTLAVALAVTIAVLGGYILYYLERRDVPPTISIVAAGGSSAEEAETMNPWVKGNKSSSICVHVCGEVNNPGVYMLPEGSIVVRAIEAAGGVTAGADCRGINLAQKLSDQAKILVPAIPQQEVLKQGEPGACGKPAPGAPARVNINSASLEELDRLPGVGAATASRIIEYRRENGSFSGIEELKNIPGIRKKVVEQWEPYLEF; this comes from the coding sequence ATGGCAGATCCGGGAAAAGAGCACTCCACTCTGGCTGTAGCCCTGGCTGTAACGATAGCCGTGCTGGGAGGATATATCCTTTATTACCTGGAGAGAAGGGATGTTCCTCCCACAATTTCAATAGTGGCTGCCGGAGGCAGCAGCGCCGAAGAGGCAGAGACCATGAATCCATGGGTAAAGGGGAATAAAAGCAGTTCAATCTGCGTCCATGTATGTGGTGAGGTGAACAATCCCGGCGTCTATATGCTCCCTGAGGGAAGCATAGTGGTGAGAGCCATAGAGGCAGCGGGAGGAGTCACCGCCGGGGCGGACTGCAGGGGAATAAACCTGGCGCAGAAGCTCTCGGACCAGGCAAAAATCCTTGTACCTGCCATACCGCAGCAGGAAGTTCTCAAGCAGGGTGAGCCGGGAGCCTGCGGGAAGCCTGCTCCCGGAGCGCCGGCCAGGGTGAATATCAACAGCGCCTCCCTGGAGGAGCTCGACAGGCTTCCAGGAGTAGGCGCCGCCACGGCGTCCAGGATAATAGAGTACCGCAGGGAAAACGGTTCATTCAGCGGCATCGAGGAGCTAAAGAACATCCCTGGAATAAGGAAAAAGGTTGTGGAGCAGTGGGAGCCCTACCTGGAGTTCTGA
- the efp gene encoding elongation factor P translates to MITSNDFKNGMTIELDGQLMTIVEFLHVKPGKGSAFVRTKLKNLRTGYTVEKTFRAGEKLMRAHIEKRTMQFLYSQGTDYVFMDSENYEQITLQGDLVGDGTKWLKDGMEVSILFHDTTALGVEVPNFVELVVTETEPGFKGDTATGGTKPATLETGTVIQVPLFIEVNDKLQIDTRSSQYLRRV, encoded by the coding sequence ATGATAACCTCAAACGACTTCAAGAACGGGATGACCATCGAGCTGGACGGCCAGCTCATGACCATCGTGGAGTTTCTCCATGTAAAGCCCGGCAAAGGCTCCGCCTTTGTGAGGACGAAGCTCAAGAATCTCAGGACAGGCTATACCGTTGAGAAAACCTTCAGGGCGGGGGAAAAGCTTATGAGGGCTCACATCGAGAAGCGCACCATGCAGTTTCTTTACTCCCAGGGCACTGATTACGTCTTCATGGATAGCGAAAATTACGAGCAGATAACTCTGCAGGGTGATCTCGTAGGTGACGGCACCAAGTGGCTCAAGGACGGCATGGAGGTCTCGATCCTTTTCCACGACACGACAGCACTGGGCGTAGAAGTGCCCAATTTTGTGGAGCTCGTCGTGACTGAGACTGAGCCTGGATTCAAGGGCGATACCGCCACCGGGGGAACAAAGCCGGCAACCCTTGAGACCGGCACCGTCATTCAGGTGCCCCTTTTCATTGAAGTGAACGACAAGCTCCAGATCGACACAAGGTCCTCACAGTACCTGAGAAGAGTATGA
- a CDS encoding methyltransferase domain-containing protein, with the protein MNEDEHALIRAVYDRRAPYYNRLVNLLSCGQDHRYRAEAVSRLNLKKGDRVLDLGCGTGLNFGLIHAKVGENGLIVGIDSSLGMLRKAREAAKKCSMGNAHLIAGDVSEVVMPRRFFDAIVATYLFSTIPDYQQALEHFLGSLKQGGTFVLADDILPAGWFAGPLIMGPWLLRHGWVNYSRQIIRYLRKAGGEVKVTWHHGGLIYIVSGKKV; encoded by the coding sequence ATGAACGAAGACGAGCACGCTCTCATCAGGGCAGTCTATGACAGGCGCGCCCCCTATTACAACAGACTTGTTAATCTGCTCTCCTGTGGGCAGGACCACCGCTACAGGGCTGAAGCCGTGAGCCGCCTCAACCTGAAAAAGGGCGACAGGGTGCTTGACCTGGGATGCGGAACAGGGCTCAATTTCGGCCTTATCCATGCCAAGGTGGGTGAAAATGGGCTCATCGTGGGAATAGACTCAAGCCTTGGCATGCTCAGAAAAGCCAGGGAGGCCGCAAAGAAGTGCTCCATGGGAAATGCCCATCTCATCGCCGGCGACGTTTCCGAGGTGGTCATGCCCCGCAGATTCTTTGACGCCATAGTGGCTACGTATCTTTTCTCCACAATTCCCGATTACCAGCAGGCTCTAGAGCATTTTTTAGGCTCCCTGAAACAGGGGGGGACCTTTGTGCTTGCCGATGACATCCTCCCTGCAGGCTGGTTCGCAGGGCCTCTCATCATGGGGCCCTGGCTTCTCCGGCACGGCTGGGTCAACTATTCCAGGCAGATAATCAGGTACCTCAGGAAGGCCGGAGGGGAGGTAAAGGTGACATGGCATCACGGGGGGCTTATTTATATCGTATCAGGGAAGAAGGTCTAG
- a CDS encoding protein kinase, producing MKKYTKGTVLKNRYSIVKAIGEGSFGVVYLADDTAQKGKKRAIKEFTREAIPPGKEELLLRETKFLAGLSHPGLPQVVDQFFHEDSYYMVMDYIEGDTLDSLMIVMDDPFQEEDVVPWMIKLCEILEYLHGLDPPVIYRDLKPSNIILCPDGDVKLIDFGTARFFNPVKVKDTFIMGTPGFASPEQYGSEQSDARSDIYSLGATFYFLLTKKNMENAKFTFPPLRRLNPKVSPALDEIIMKCINIVPKLRFESAAELKEALKTNCSESATPPHPPHLHHQKQAAEEHEAPSQERPWLLSLPVAALVLLILNVALRPAGFPGWALFIASFIAAGAGLVLSILPVITRKDKLGKTGLIVFVASAVLWICSMIFGAAR from the coding sequence ATGAAAAAGTATACCAAGGGAACGGTCCTCAAGAACCGCTACTCTATCGTAAAAGCCATAGGTGAAGGCTCCTTCGGCGTGGTATATCTCGCTGACGACACCGCGCAAAAAGGGAAAAAGAGGGCAATAAAGGAGTTCACCAGGGAGGCCATACCGCCGGGAAAAGAAGAGCTCCTCCTTCGCGAGACGAAATTCCTTGCAGGCCTTTCACACCCAGGCCTTCCCCAGGTAGTTGACCAGTTCTTCCATGAGGACAGCTATTACATGGTGATGGACTACATCGAGGGCGACACTCTGGACTCCCTGATGATAGTAATGGATGATCCGTTCCAGGAAGAGGATGTCGTTCCCTGGATGATCAAACTCTGCGAGATCCTGGAGTATCTCCATGGCCTTGACCCGCCCGTCATCTACCGGGACCTGAAGCCGTCAAACATAATCCTCTGCCCCGACGGCGACGTGAAGCTCATTGATTTCGGCACGGCCCGCTTTTTCAACCCCGTGAAGGTCAAGGATACCTTCATCATGGGCACGCCCGGCTTTGCCTCTCCGGAGCAGTACGGCTCGGAGCAGTCCGATGCGCGGAGCGATATTTATTCCCTGGGGGCCACATTCTATTTTCTTCTTACCAAGAAAAACATGGAAAATGCGAAATTCACTTTCCCTCCCCTGCGGAGGCTCAACCCGAAAGTGTCTCCCGCCCTCGACGAGATTATCATGAAGTGCATCAATATCGTACCAAAGCTCCGTTTCGAATCGGCCGCTGAATTGAAGGAGGCCCTGAAGACCAACTGCAGCGAGAGCGCGACCCCGCCCCACCCGCCTCACCTTCATCATCAAAAGCAGGCCGCAGAGGAGCACGAGGCTCCGTCTCAGGAGCGTCCATGGCTTCTCTCGCTGCCCGTTGCCGCTCTTGTGCTGCTGATACTGAACGTCGCACTCCGTCCCGCGGGCTTCCCGGGCTGGGCCCTCTTCATTGCCTCATTCATTGCAGCAGGTGCCGGCCTCGTTCTGTCGATTCTTCCGGTTATCACAAGGAAAGACAAACTCGGGAAAACCGGCCTGATAGTATTTGTGGCCTCAGCGGTTCTTTGGATATGCTCCATGATATTCGGAGCAGCGAGATGA